In Chroicocephalus ridibundus chromosome 4, bChrRid1.1, whole genome shotgun sequence, one genomic interval encodes:
- the LRFN5 gene encoding leucine-rich repeat and fibronectin type-III domain-containing protein 5 isoform X1 yields the protein MEKLLLFLLFIGIAVRAQICPKRCVCQILSPNLATLCAKKGLLFVPPNIDRRTVELRLADNFVTNIKRKDFANMTSLVDLTLSRNTISFITPHAFADLRNLRALHLNSNRLTKITNDMFSGLSNLHHLILNNNQLTLISSTAFDDVLALEELDLSYNNLETIPWDAVEKMVSLHTLSLDHNMIDHIPKGTFSHLHKMTRLDVTSNKLQKLPPDPLFQRAQVLATSGIISPSTFALSFGGNPLHCNCELLWLRRLSREDDLETCASPTLLSGRYFWSIPEEEFLCEPPLITRHTHELRVLEGQRAALRCKARGDPEPAIHWISPEGKLISNATRSVVYDNGTLDILITTVKDTGSFTCIASNPAGEATQTVDLHIIKLPHLLNSTNHIHEPDPGSSDISTSTKSGSNTSSSNGDTKVSQDKKVVVAEATSSTALLKFNFQRNIPGIRMFQIQYNGTYDDSLVYRMIPPTSKTFLVNNLAAGTVYDLCVLAIYDDGITSLTATRVVGCTQFTTEQDYVRCHFMQSQFLGGTMIIIIGGIIVASVLVFIIILMIRYKVCNNNGQQKATKVSNVYSQTNGAQIQGCSGVLSQSMSKQAVGHEEGIQCCKAASDGVTQSPETVSSQDSATTTSALPPAWTSSTSVSQKQKRKPGPKPSSEPQSEAVGSIESQNTNRNNSTALQLASRPPDSLKGAPTYKRAQSKPSKFLTLPADASRAKRRLSLGGELMEPRGPGSARGAAGLRSKRSLSMNGMLVQSDSSDVDSGKATFSSSEWILESTV from the exons ATggaaaaactgcttttgtttctgctgttcaTTGGCATAGCGGTGAGAGCTCAGATCTGCCCAAAGCGCTGTGTCTGTCAGATTTTGTCTCCGAACCTTGCCACCCTTTGTGCCAAGAAAGGGCTCTTATTTGTTCCTCCCAACATTGACAGGAGGACCGTGGAGTTACGGCTGGCAGACAACTTTGTTACAAACATTAAAAGGAAAGACTTTGCCAATATGACCAGCCTGGTGGACCTGACGCTCTCCAGGAATACAATCAGTTTTATTACACCTCACGCATTTGCAGACTTGCGCAATTTGCGGGCTTTGCATTTGAACAGCAACCGATTGACTAAGATCACCAATGACATGTTCAGTGGACTCTCCAATCTTCACCACTTGATACTTAACAACAACCAGCTGACTTtaatttcttccacagctttCGATGATGTTTTAGCTCTTGAGGAATTGGATTTGTCTTACAACAATCTGGAAACCATCCCCTGGGATGCGGTGGAGAAGATGGTTAGTTTGCACACCCTCAGTCTAGACCACAACATGATTGACCATATTCCTAAGGGGACCTTCTCCCATCTCCACAAGATGACCAGGTTGGACGTCACGTCTAACAAACTGCAGAAGCTACCGCCTGATCCTCTCTTCCAGCGAGCTCAGGTACTGGCAACCTCAGGAATTATCAGCCCCTCGACTTTTGCGTTGAGCTTTGGTGGGAACCCTTTGCATTGCAACTGCGAGCTTTTGTGGCTGAGGCGTCTTTCGAGggaagacgacctggagacctgTGCTTCTCCCACGCTCTTGTCTGGCCGGTACTTCTGGTCGATCCCTGAGGAGGAGTTCCTGTGCGAGCCCCCTCTCATCACCCGGCACACCCACGAGCTGCGGGTGCTGGAGGGCCAGCGGGCAGCGCTGCGGTGCAAGGCCCGGGGGGACCCCGAACCAGCAATTCATTGGATCTCACCTGAGGGCAAACTGATTTCAAATGCAACGAGGTCCGTGGTGTACGACAATGGGACGCTCGACATCCTTATAACGACGGTGAAGGATACGGGCTCCTTCACCTGCATTGCTTCCAATCCGGCTGGGGAGGCCACGCAGACGGTGGACCTGCACATAATCAAACTCCCCCACTTGCTGAACAGCACAAACCACATCCACGAGCCCGACCCCGGCTCCTCGGATATCTCCACTTCCACCAAGTCAGGCTCCAACACGAGCAGCAGCAATGGGGACACTAAAGTCAGCCAAGACAAGAAGGTGGTCGTTGCGGAAGCAACATCCTCTACAGCCCTGCTGAAGTTCAATTTTCAGAGGAATATACCCGGGATACGTATGTTCCAAATCCAGTACAACGGTACTTACGATGACTCCCTTGTTTACAG AATGATACCTCCCACAAGCAAGACCTTCCTGGTCAACAACCTGGCCGCTGGGACTGTGTATGACCTGTGCGTCCTGGCCATCTACGACGACGGGATCACCTCGCTCACCGCCACCAGGGTGGTGGGCTGCACGCAGTTCACCACCGAGCAGGATTATGTGCGCTGCCACTTCATGCAGTCCCAGTTCCTGGGTGGGACCATGATTATCATCATTGGTGGGATTATTGTGGCCTCCGTGCTCGTGTTCATCATCATCCTCATGATCCGCTACAAGGTGTGTAACAACAACGGGCAGCAGAAGGCCACCAAGGTCAGCAACGTGTACTCGCAGACGAACGGGGCTCAGATCCAGGGCTGCAGCGGGGTGCTGTCGCAGTCGATGTCCAAGCAGGCTGTGGGGCACGAGGAGGGCATCCAGTGCTGCAAGGCTGCCAGTGACGGCGTGACGCAGTCGCCGGAGACCGTCTCCAGCCAGGACTCGGCCACCACTACCTCCGCTTTGCCTCCTGCCTGGACTTCCAGCACTTCTGTCTCGCAGAAGCAGAAGCGAAAGCCGGGGCCAAAGCCAAGCAGCGAGCCGCAGAGCGAAGCTGTCGGCAGCATCGAGTCCCAGAACACTAACAGAAATAACTCCACTGCCCTGCAGTTAGCTAGCCGTCCCCCCGACTCTCTCAAAGGGGCCCCCACGTACAAAAGAGCACAATCAAAGCCAAGTAAGTTCCTCACTTTGCCAGCTGACGCATCCCGAGCCAAGCGCAGGCTGTCCCTGGGCGGCGAGCTGATGgagccccgcggccccggcagcgcccgcggCGCAGCTGGACTGCGGTCCAAACGGAGCCTGTCCATGAACGGGATGCTAGTCCAGTCAGACAGCTCTGATGTGGATAGTGGAAAAGCAACTTTCTCCAGTTCTGAGTGGATATTGGAAAGCACTGTgtga
- the LRFN5 gene encoding leucine-rich repeat and fibronectin type-III domain-containing protein 5 isoform X2 gives MEKLLLFLLFIGIAVRAQICPKRCVCQILSPNLATLCAKKGLLFVPPNIDRRTVELRLADNFVTNIKRKDFANMTSLVDLTLSRNTISFITPHAFADLRNLRALHLNSNRLTKITNDMFSGLSNLHHLILNNNQLTLISSTAFDDVLALEELDLSYNNLETIPWDAVEKMVSLHTLSLDHNMIDHIPKGTFSHLHKMTRLDVTSNKLQKLPPDPLFQRAQVLATSGIISPSTFALSFGGNPLHCNCELLWLRRLSREDDLETCASPTLLSGRYFWSIPEEEFLCEPPLITRHTHELRVLEGQRAALRCKARGDPEPAIHWISPEGKLISNATRSVVYDNGTLDILITTVKDTGSFTCIASNPAGEATQTVDLHIIKLPHLLNSTNHIHEPDPGSSDISTSTKSGSNTSSSNGDTKVSQDKKVVVAEATSSTALLKFNFQRNIPGIRMFQIQYNGTYDDSLVYRMIPPTSKTFLVNNLAAGTVYDLCVLAIYDDGITSLTATRVVGCTQFTTEQDYVRCHFMQSQFLGGTMIIIIGGIIVASVLVFIIILMIRYKVCNNNGQQKATKVSNVYSQTNGAQIQGCSGVLSQSMSKQAVGHEEGIQCCKAASDGVTQSPETVSSQDSATTTSALPPAWTSSTSVSQKQKRKPGPKPSSEPQSEAVGSIESQNTNRNNSTALQLASRPPDSLKGAPTYKRAQSKPKAGADPQDACPPPLPENVATDVLTRQKTIRFQLTED, from the exons ATggaaaaactgcttttgtttctgctgttcaTTGGCATAGCGGTGAGAGCTCAGATCTGCCCAAAGCGCTGTGTCTGTCAGATTTTGTCTCCGAACCTTGCCACCCTTTGTGCCAAGAAAGGGCTCTTATTTGTTCCTCCCAACATTGACAGGAGGACCGTGGAGTTACGGCTGGCAGACAACTTTGTTACAAACATTAAAAGGAAAGACTTTGCCAATATGACCAGCCTGGTGGACCTGACGCTCTCCAGGAATACAATCAGTTTTATTACACCTCACGCATTTGCAGACTTGCGCAATTTGCGGGCTTTGCATTTGAACAGCAACCGATTGACTAAGATCACCAATGACATGTTCAGTGGACTCTCCAATCTTCACCACTTGATACTTAACAACAACCAGCTGACTTtaatttcttccacagctttCGATGATGTTTTAGCTCTTGAGGAATTGGATTTGTCTTACAACAATCTGGAAACCATCCCCTGGGATGCGGTGGAGAAGATGGTTAGTTTGCACACCCTCAGTCTAGACCACAACATGATTGACCATATTCCTAAGGGGACCTTCTCCCATCTCCACAAGATGACCAGGTTGGACGTCACGTCTAACAAACTGCAGAAGCTACCGCCTGATCCTCTCTTCCAGCGAGCTCAGGTACTGGCAACCTCAGGAATTATCAGCCCCTCGACTTTTGCGTTGAGCTTTGGTGGGAACCCTTTGCATTGCAACTGCGAGCTTTTGTGGCTGAGGCGTCTTTCGAGggaagacgacctggagacctgTGCTTCTCCCACGCTCTTGTCTGGCCGGTACTTCTGGTCGATCCCTGAGGAGGAGTTCCTGTGCGAGCCCCCTCTCATCACCCGGCACACCCACGAGCTGCGGGTGCTGGAGGGCCAGCGGGCAGCGCTGCGGTGCAAGGCCCGGGGGGACCCCGAACCAGCAATTCATTGGATCTCACCTGAGGGCAAACTGATTTCAAATGCAACGAGGTCCGTGGTGTACGACAATGGGACGCTCGACATCCTTATAACGACGGTGAAGGATACGGGCTCCTTCACCTGCATTGCTTCCAATCCGGCTGGGGAGGCCACGCAGACGGTGGACCTGCACATAATCAAACTCCCCCACTTGCTGAACAGCACAAACCACATCCACGAGCCCGACCCCGGCTCCTCGGATATCTCCACTTCCACCAAGTCAGGCTCCAACACGAGCAGCAGCAATGGGGACACTAAAGTCAGCCAAGACAAGAAGGTGGTCGTTGCGGAAGCAACATCCTCTACAGCCCTGCTGAAGTTCAATTTTCAGAGGAATATACCCGGGATACGTATGTTCCAAATCCAGTACAACGGTACTTACGATGACTCCCTTGTTTACAG AATGATACCTCCCACAAGCAAGACCTTCCTGGTCAACAACCTGGCCGCTGGGACTGTGTATGACCTGTGCGTCCTGGCCATCTACGACGACGGGATCACCTCGCTCACCGCCACCAGGGTGGTGGGCTGCACGCAGTTCACCACCGAGCAGGATTATGTGCGCTGCCACTTCATGCAGTCCCAGTTCCTGGGTGGGACCATGATTATCATCATTGGTGGGATTATTGTGGCCTCCGTGCTCGTGTTCATCATCATCCTCATGATCCGCTACAAGGTGTGTAACAACAACGGGCAGCAGAAGGCCACCAAGGTCAGCAACGTGTACTCGCAGACGAACGGGGCTCAGATCCAGGGCTGCAGCGGGGTGCTGTCGCAGTCGATGTCCAAGCAGGCTGTGGGGCACGAGGAGGGCATCCAGTGCTGCAAGGCTGCCAGTGACGGCGTGACGCAGTCGCCGGAGACCGTCTCCAGCCAGGACTCGGCCACCACTACCTCCGCTTTGCCTCCTGCCTGGACTTCCAGCACTTCTGTCTCGCAGAAGCAGAAGCGAAAGCCGGGGCCAAAGCCAAGCAGCGAGCCGCAGAGCGAAGCTGTCGGCAGCATCGAGTCCCAGAACACTAACAGAAATAACTCCACTGCCCTGCAGTTAGCTAGCCGTCCCCCCGACTCTCTCAAAGGGGCCCCCACGTACAAAAGAGCACAATCAAAGCCAA AAGCTGGGGCCGATCCACAGGACGCCTGCCCTCCTCCGCTCCCCGAAAACGTTGCCACCGACGTTCTTACTCGGCAGAAAACGATACGGTTCCAACTCACCGAAGATTAA